The following coding sequences are from one Roseburia hominis A2-183 window:
- the pyk gene encoding pyruvate kinase codes for MLRKTKIVCTLGPSTDDENVMRSLIEEGMNVARFNFSHGGHEEQFGRLTMLRKLREEMKRPVAALLDTKGPEIRLKEFASGKVELKNGQTFTLTTEDIVGDESRVAITYKDLPDDVKPGDTILIDDGLIGLEVKKIQKVSGTKADAEGKMPMDIVCTVMNGGMVSNKKGVNVPNVELSMPYISEKDYGDIVFAVENDYDFIAASFVRCADDVLAIRKILEEKGGEDIHIIAKIENMQGVQNIDEIIRVSDGIMVARGDMGVEIPLEDVPVIQKMIIKKVSGAGKVVITATQMLDSMMKHPRPTRAEATDVANAIYDGTSAIMLSGETAAGQYPIEALKTMVRIAVRTECDINYLQRFKDRKNMSSPDVTNAISHATCTMAGDLNAAAILAVSKSGRTARMISKYRPYSPIIGACLTEKVYRQLGLSWGVAPLLLEQKNKAEELFDYAVDTAETAGLISKGDVVVLTAGVPLGVSGTTNLIKVQVAGHILVKGKGIAGKKIAANLCVCHSEEDLANFKEGDIIVAADTNNCMMKQMRQASGLIVEADSDSCHAAIAGLSLDIPVLIGAKNALEVLKSSAYVELDSENGVVTAI; via the coding sequence ATGTTAAGAAAGACAAAAATTGTATGTACGTTAGGACCGTCGACGGATGATGAGAATGTGATGCGCAGCCTGATCGAGGAAGGCATGAATGTGGCGCGCTTTAACTTTTCACATGGAGGACACGAGGAGCAGTTTGGAAGACTTACGATGCTTCGCAAGCTGCGAGAGGAAATGAAGCGTCCGGTGGCGGCTCTACTGGATACAAAGGGGCCGGAGATCCGTCTGAAAGAGTTCGCAAGCGGCAAGGTGGAGCTGAAGAACGGACAGACATTTACTCTGACGACGGAGGATATCGTGGGCGATGAGAGCCGTGTGGCGATCACGTACAAGGATCTGCCGGACGATGTGAAGCCGGGAGATACCATTCTGATCGATGACGGACTGATCGGTCTGGAAGTCAAGAAGATCCAGAAAGTATCGGGCACAAAGGCGGATGCAGAGGGCAAAATGCCGATGGATATTGTCTGTACCGTTATGAACGGCGGTATGGTTTCCAATAAAAAGGGCGTGAATGTTCCGAACGTGGAGCTTTCCATGCCGTACATCAGCGAGAAAGACTACGGCGATATTGTATTTGCGGTGGAGAACGACTATGATTTCATTGCGGCATCCTTCGTGCGCTGCGCGGATGACGTGCTTGCAATCCGCAAGATTCTTGAGGAAAAAGGCGGCGAGGACATTCATATCATCGCGAAGATCGAGAACATGCAGGGTGTGCAGAACATCGATGAGATCATCCGCGTCTCCGACGGTATCATGGTTGCCCGTGGCGACATGGGTGTAGAGATTCCGCTTGAGGACGTTCCTGTCATTCAGAAGATGATTATCAAGAAAGTCAGCGGTGCCGGAAAAGTGGTTATCACGGCGACCCAGATGTTGGATTCCATGATGAAACATCCGCGTCCGACCCGCGCGGAGGCGACAGACGTTGCCAACGCAATCTATGACGGAACAAGTGCGATCATGCTTTCCGGTGAGACGGCTGCCGGCCAGTATCCGATCGAGGCATTGAAGACGATGGTCCGCATTGCGGTTCGCACCGAGTGCGATATCAACTATCTGCAGCGTTTCAAGGACCGTAAGAATATGAGCAGCCCGGATGTGACGAACGCGATTTCCCATGCAACCTGTACGATGGCGGGAGACCTCAATGCGGCGGCGATTCTGGCAGTATCCAAGTCCGGACGCACAGCGCGCATGATCTCCAAGTACCGCCCGTACTCTCCGATCATCGGCGCGTGCCTGACGGAGAAAGTATACCGTCAGCTCGGACTTTCCTGGGGCGTTGCACCGCTGCTTCTTGAGCAGAAGAATAAGGCGGAAGAACTGTTTGACTATGCGGTTGACACTGCAGAGACGGCAGGTCTGATCAGCAAGGGCGATGTGGTTGTTCTGACTGCCGGCGTACCGCTTGGCGTATCCGGAACGACCAACCTCATCAAGGTGCAGGTGGCAGGACATATCCTGGTAAAAGGAAAAGGAATTGCAGGTAAGAAGATTGCAGCAAACCTGTGCGTCTGCCACAGCGAGGAAGATCTTGCGAACTTCAAAGAGGGAGACATCATCGTTGCTGCAGATACCAACAACTGCATGATGAAGCAGATGCGTCAGGCATCCGGTCTCATCGTGGAGGCGGACAGCGACAGCTGCCATGCAGCGATTGCAGGACTCAGCCTGGATATTCCGGTACTGATCGGCGCGAAGAACGCACTGGAGGTATTAAAGTCCAGCGCTTATGTAGAGCTTGACAGCGAAAACGGAGTTGTGACAGCGATCTAA